Genomic segment of Arctopsyche grandis isolate Sample6627 chromosome 3, ASM5162203v2, whole genome shotgun sequence:
TCACATATCGACCTACTCTCCAATGCGCCGACTATTTAGTTTATATCCTGGAATTGGTTCATTTTATGCTGTCAtcgctaaaaataataaaatgagctCGGCTTATGTACCCATTCATACATATagctatgaaaataattatggtaACTCTTGTCaatatcaattattaaatattaacttaaccctttgaatgctgacgtcttttctgtccgaaagcccaccacgctgaaaatttcgctaacatttccaactagaattatttagaaatccaagtaatatttatattacttggatgtaatattaatagaagtggctttaggtgttatattgcggtctccgtgacgggccggaatgtgaaatgccggaaaacgcaaatatcaaaaatcgaaagatcttaattcgaaagatcaaaaaaaaaggttgcatggtaaacggtacatactcacttaatttgcgcgagcaggatacaacaggaacaataggaacaggcttttcctcccgtattctgcgcgcgcacattaatacgggagaaaaagccagttcttcttgttcctgttgtatcctgctcgcgcaaattaagtgagtatgtaccgtttgccATGCACCCttgttttttgatatttcgacttaagatctttcgattttcgataattgcgttttccggcatttcacattccgcctcgtgaggtagacccgttatattgttgtcaagtgacattctgtccacggacagatctaaataattatagcatcagtcgtatttgacgcctggtgctcgacgtatgtccgatagaaacttctctgtttgtttatattactcgcaagatgggcaagcatcggtcaaaattgcacaatacattcaaaaacacataataaacaacatgggatacatttttataaataaattgatccgattgtattccgtgcgatgtagcgtatttatagacgtaccgcgtaaaattgacaacaattatttattcgtaagggcccctctattcttattacatctctctggtttagactctctaatatatattgcaacaatataaaataaacaaaatgattctattaatgaatgtatttttccaaaactagttgcatcttctttattgttgttaaaatgaatgaactgctcacaatctaaaatactcagcatgtaagggatttccatcgggaagtTCTGCTACGGCAACAAATTCAgaaaacgttgacaaatgaatgacgtGGACTACACGACTGTCCatgtttaatgcatttttttcaatgctacctgtaaAGGCttagcggatagtattcttgtttactttgtacacgcTCAAAACACAACGCCTattggcgtttttcaggccataaacttgttggcaaaacgctgtgtgtgtatgtaattcagaaacgaattacaaacacacacacatacaatgaacggttttgttttatatatcgaTGGCTTAGTGGACAGATATTGTAAAtccatttttaattcgtatcaaattttaagtttgtagatgctgaaataattcaggtttttcctttcaaggtaattttacatatacataaatttcttTGAAcgaaaaaacctgaattattgtagcatctacaaacttcaaattcgatacaaattcaaaaatggacatacaatatctgtgcaccaaccAATCGATATAAGATGTTCACTCACAAGTTTTGTTTTCCTAAAATTTACAGTGACATGGACCGACATATCTGTAATGATCGCAGCAACTATTATCGGCCTAATTATGAATTTCATtggatataaattattttcatttcaatttgcaACAGTAGGACTACTTTTTGCGATCATGTTAATTTATACGTTGATCAATTTTATAACTGAATCTCTTATAAGTAAGTATTCCTCTATCAAAATAACTGAAACAATAatgttttcctacatttgcaaTTTATTACAGGTATTGCAATATTTTACATAACGGGATTTATCCTTTTATATGCGTGCTTAAAATTTTCTACTTGTATTTATTCACCACTCCCTGCCATGTTTGCCTTAGGATTCCAACTTGCTTGCATAATTTACTACTCCATACCGGGCaagtttattgtttatttatctgTGGAATATgttttaagtaattaaattaataaatgtattttatataatttagatgGTGTCCTCCAACATAGTGAAATGTTTTGGACAGTATTTACTGGAATCATTTTAATAACAACTTTATTACCATTTTTTCATCACGGTTATAACATAGCTTACCCTATAATTGGATCGTTTTGTTTATCAATAATGCTAGATTCAATCATTGGCTCATACCTcagatatattataattaatactcTCCGAAGAATTTCTGTTGACGATTTTAACGTAGCAATTATTGATCCACCATACCAATGGAGAGGTGAGTTAATATTCTTGtgttaaatttaaatcttttagttttttttattatttttttattattttcagacCTAACAATTACTATATTTTGGTTGCTGATGACTTTGGTGGGAATATTTTTACATGTGAAAAATAGCAGTAAAAGATACGTATACTCTGATTCATTGCAAACGCCATTACTAGTGACTACTCGGAATAGTCCACCCGTTGTGTATGGAGCAATCCATGACTAAAatattccaattatatataatacgagTTATCCGATTGCCAATTgtaatatgtacaatgtgttttatctaaaaatattcagctttttttatatgtatgtacagctgTAAACCAAAATGTAGATTAAATTACCATTACATTGTGTACACAAGATGAGTGGTTTTTAATGtatggaaaatatgtatatgaaaggcttattaaaattcaattcacaCACATACGAATcatattttgttataaaaaaagacatatgtataggtataacatttattttacaatttttctatAACCTaatcaaagtaaaaaaatattatctctgtacaaatattttaatattaatgcattCTGTCAGATCTTAATGCAAATTCTAATTCAAATACTTTCGAGAGAATAAAAAagaattttgatatatttagaaAACCCTTTTCCCACACACTAGTACATATAGAGCATTAATCAAAGTTGATTTGATGTCATTGAATAATTATGTACTTACTTATATTgtaagcattttttattatgaattaaaaaaaaatgcaatagtGCAGAATATTTGTTACAAAATACGAATTCCTTTTGAATTGACATAATATTTCCGTAGTGCAAACACAAAATTCAATCAATTGCATCTTATTTTACGTGAAAAActgtaaaattttaaactttattcatacaacataaaatatataattagataaataaatgtaattcaaaatataacaaacataaataacattttaaattaatcagtTCAGTTCCTTCAGATTTTGAAAAAATGaataacttttaaaataaagcacCATTCGGTTCATAAaagaaatttgaatatatatacagGTGTAATACTTTTTGGAATGAAACTTGGAatagtaatagtaaaaaaatgcataatcacaacccttaaatttaaaaaggaaaatatttcaaGTCTATCAGTATTTAGAATCGTGCAGATGTgtcaaaataagaaaaaaaggaATACGTTGGGATAGAAGTGTACCAAAGAGCAAATGGGATTACTGCTCGAAGAACGTCTTGAGAGGCCTAGTTTTAAAGTAAACATAGAGGCCGATGAGGATGACGACTACGCCGAGCGAAGGCAACACTATAGTTGTGAGCTGCCGCCTCACTTTGGCGAAGTCTTCTTTCCTTTGCCGTTTTTGTTTGGCCGTTTCTTTGACGGCTCCTCCTTTCAACTTGCGCATCTCGTCCTGATACCTAATATCCAACAACACACGTCACGAATAATATTCATTCAGTAGTATCTTGCAAATACGAAAGATGTGCAAATGGAACTAACGATTAAAAAGTGGTGGGTGAAAAGAAATGAGATGCCAGTCGTCAGGTGACAGGTGACAGGTGTCAGGTGTCAGCGTCAATCGCCACGAAGGCACAAAACGTCGAGCCGGCCACCGACACTCCGACAGCGTCAAACGCCTATTTCTACTCTCCACTATTTCACTGCTACCAACTGTCAATATCAACTGCCAACGCGGAACCATCGCTCGCTCTTCAATTCGAAGCATTgccaatatacatacttaccGACCAATGATGAGGGTGTGAATCATCGGCCGGTAATATTGGGATTTATCACATCGTTtgatcagtatttttatttatcctaaaattacactgagcaacaaaaaatcacgtttttgagttaccagagcggagactaaccaatctttactaactttgacccactgaattcgaatatgataatgatttttgttggttggtgatggtttaaaaaaatgcgcgatttttacagttttttggcttttgcggtctttaactcaaaatctagtattactgtgctcaaagtgagtattggaatcaatagtcagatgttttcactattgattgtgatatttcattgctttaaaatacttctaattaattgtctagcgaattttaaaagtcaaaaatatatttttttttacggattttttctccgtgctattttgcatttatttggcaattttttttatttcacctcgtttcTAAGGATTGATTGGTTTATAAGGAAGGGAACCAGTCACAGAACAACCCGTCGCTCTAGATCgttcacacgtgatcacccgtcacactaaaactggtcacgagaatcATCGCTCTTGTACACACTTGCAGAATGAATCTCTGGCAACGTCCCATTTgactattccagaagaaagaattCATCGCTCCGAAGCTGAGAAACGAAAACgaccttcttttttacatataattagtaTTGTAACaaatgaacataaataaaggatcctcttactaacacaatcagtgttttcataGACCTTCCCGCGGTACATTTAcgcggtgaattaagatttGTGATTTGACATTtgaactgtcaaagtgaaatgaacgcaaaagcgattgccaaccttctcggatgcgagcgtcagatgagctgacagatgcccgcgaactcctcgcgaagaccaccaacaacggccacggccacgagggcctttggcttgaacatatgtatgcctagtcgataataataaaaatttcgtaaataaaaagtatttgagaatatttttgtttgtgtgaccaatttaaaatttttgggtgggaccagttttagcgtgtgaccaattttctcatgaccagttttctcgtgaacaGTTTTAGcttgacggatgatcacgagcgaccagttgtcctgtgacagattcacatttgactagttatCACCGaaccctatgtatgtacatgtatatgtatatcccagatctatgtatgtacatccttcATCTTtgggaaaata
This window contains:
- the LOC143909675 gene encoding transmembrane 7 superfamily member 3-like, translating into MGLSVKTSVKIVYFFILFTLKSMTCTKWDDGEIVNISLNNSIPTLYNSEVFSLTTTLSALSTVTVSIADISLLLGFLIVQVHSFKKDFILSFSRNLSIANYVNGTNLGLMLEATNPKALYIINNSPNETLDLYFSIHAYYKNAPVPGGCNMEFNVVDAPFMRIEQNNFFITVDIGPARIFVDGDCDASSMNVTHNFYKMYLNEWDHSVDGYFEGLKKMITVESILEHGTHVPHISTYSPMRRLFSLYPGIGSFYAVIAKNNKMSSAYVPIHTYSYENNYVTWTDISVMIAATIIGLIMNFIGYKLFSFQFATVGLLFAIMLIYTLINFITESLISIAIFYITGFILLYACLKFSTCIYSPLPAMFALGFQLACIIYYSIPDGVLQHSEMFWTVFTGIILITTLLPFFHHGYNIAYPIIGSFCLSIMLDSIIGSYLRYIIINTLRRISVDDFNVAIIDPPYQWRDLTITIFWLLMTLVGIFLHVKNSSKRYVYSDSLQTPLLVTTRNSPPVVYGAIHD